A genomic window from Candidatus Obscuribacterales bacterium includes:
- the mutL gene encoding DNA mismatch repair endonuclease MutL, with amino-acid sequence MPKVQVLPDHVASQIAAGEVVERPSSVVKELVENAIDAGSTMIEIAISSGCRDIRVADDGSGMSPEDAVLAFHRHATSKLKSADDLWSLKTMGFRGEALPSIASVSRMICTTRTADVEVGTKVEASEGQVKAVETGCAKGSVIEVFDLFYNVPARLKFLRKPATEFAHIFDTVQALAIAYNNVAFSLINDGEVVMRTAGSGQLQQALVESKFFAGQEELIKVDATNSLNGTSVKGFIARPKHFRGDRKGIISIVNNRPVRCPLTLKALDNAYNDLIPRGRYPLAAIFVTIDPAEMDINVHPTKKEIKYTKANDIYLSIYRAIKESISSIFQGSERPSYAAFNAPNQDIAAALTIAEPVATFDYSAPQQLNLSDRLAYVPPAARSTATVAHSAGTATAPRTEPPATLPPDWRLLGYLQNTYFLLETNEGLEIVEQHIAHERVLYERLLAAQKTNDTRTDNIQKLALPLPLDLSREQFAWICENAELLESLGFTFEVKGNSAACTQLPATLPQTNRRETIQAVIESLRVDGTLTDGNLDPRLEATKSIACQSAIKNGMQLNQSDIIDLLSAWDKTPRNDTCPHGRPIRLKLSMEKLFQLFHP; translated from the coding sequence ATGCCTAAAGTCCAAGTGCTACCAGATCACGTAGCAAGCCAGATCGCTGCTGGTGAAGTAGTCGAACGTCCGTCTTCCGTCGTCAAAGAATTGGTGGAAAACGCAATCGATGCCGGCTCTACCATGATCGAAATCGCCATTTCATCCGGCTGCCGCGACATCCGCGTCGCAGACGACGGCAGTGGCATGTCACCGGAAGATGCGGTACTGGCATTTCACAGGCACGCAACATCAAAGCTAAAATCCGCAGATGATCTTTGGTCATTGAAAACAATGGGTTTCCGTGGCGAAGCGCTTCCAAGCATCGCCTCAGTCTCACGCATGATTTGCACAACACGCACAGCAGACGTTGAAGTCGGCACAAAAGTCGAAGCGTCTGAAGGTCAAGTCAAAGCTGTAGAAACAGGCTGCGCAAAAGGCTCAGTCATCGAAGTATTTGATCTTTTCTACAACGTACCGGCAAGACTGAAATTCTTGCGCAAACCAGCAACAGAATTCGCGCATATATTTGACACTGTTCAAGCATTGGCTATTGCCTACAACAATGTCGCATTCAGCTTGATTAACGACGGCGAAGTAGTAATGCGAACAGCCGGTTCGGGTCAACTGCAACAAGCACTAGTCGAAAGCAAATTCTTCGCCGGACAAGAAGAACTTATAAAAGTCGATGCTACAAACAGCTTAAATGGAACTAGCGTTAAGGGCTTTATCGCCAGACCAAAACATTTTCGCGGAGATCGCAAAGGCATCATCTCCATCGTCAACAACAGACCAGTTCGCTGCCCATTGACACTCAAAGCATTAGACAATGCCTACAATGATTTGATTCCGCGCGGAAGATATCCGTTAGCCGCGATATTTGTCACGATTGATCCAGCCGAGATGGACATCAACGTCCACCCGACAAAGAAAGAAATCAAATACACCAAAGCCAACGATATCTATCTGTCGATCTACCGCGCCATCAAAGAATCAATCAGCAGCATCTTCCAGGGATCTGAAAGACCAAGTTACGCTGCATTCAATGCGCCCAACCAAGACATTGCCGCTGCGCTCACAATAGCAGAGCCAGTCGCGACGTTTGACTACTCGGCACCGCAACAATTGAACCTTTCCGACAGGTTGGCGTATGTTCCGCCCGCAGCCAGATCCACCGCAACTGTCGCACACAGCGCAGGCACGGCAACCGCGCCAAGAACAGAGCCCCCTGCCACCTTGCCACCAGACTGGCGTTTACTCGGCTATTTGCAAAATACTTACTTCCTTCTTGAAACAAACGAAGGACTGGAGATAGTCGAACAACACATCGCCCACGAGCGTGTTTTGTACGAGCGCCTTCTCGCTGCGCAGAAGACCAACGACACTAGAACTGATAATATTCAGAAGCTGGCGTTACCATTACCGCTAGATCTAAGCAGAGAACAATTTGCGTGGATTTGCGAAAACGCCGAACTACTTGAGTCACTAGGCTTCACCTTCGAAGTAAAAGGCAACTCCGCCGCCTGCACTCAACTACCGGCGACTCTCCCACAAACAAACCGCCGCGAAACAATTCAAGCCGTCATCGAAAGCTTGAGAGTCGACGGCACACTCACCGACGGCAACTTGGACCCACGCCTTGAAGCCACCAAATCAATTGCCTGCCAGAGCGCGATCAAAAACGGCATGCAACTAAATCAATCCGACATCATCGACTTGCTCTCCGCTTGGGACAAAACCCCAAGAAACGACACCTGCCCCCACGGCCGCCCCATCCGCTTGAAATTGTCCATGGAAAAACTCTTCCAACTCTTCCATCCGTAA
- a CDS encoding nucleoside deaminase, whose translation MSSNSLDTDKKWILESLAEAKLAGIDVPIGAVIVHEGRIISRGHNERETAQDPTAHAEIIAIREAAKLLGTWRLKGCTVYTTLEPCPMCAEALIQARVDRVVFGAYDPASGACGTVFNLFVEGRIYPIPQLTCGVLEDECKQIIVDFFRLKPKAIRQ comes from the coding sequence ATGTCATCCAACTCGCTCGACACCGACAAAAAGTGGATCCTCGAATCCCTCGCCGAGGCGAAACTCGCGGGTATCGACGTGCCCATCGGCGCCGTGATTGTGCACGAAGGCCGCATCATCTCCCGCGGTCACAACGAACGCGAAACGGCACAAGACCCCACCGCCCACGCCGAAATAATAGCGATACGCGAAGCTGCAAAACTACTCGGCACATGGCGTCTTAAAGGATGCACCGTCTACACAACGTTAGAACCATGCCCAATGTGCGCCGAAGCACTGATTCAAGCACGCGTCGACCGCGTCGTATTCGGCGCTTACGATCCCGCCTCCGGCGCATGCGGCACAGTCTTCAACTTATTCGTCGAAGGGCGCATCTATCCCATTCCGCAACTTACCTGCGGCGTACTCGAAGATGAGTGCAAACAAATCATTGTCGATTTCTTCCGCCTAAAGCCAAAAGCAATTAGACAATAG
- a CDS encoding arginase family protein gives MQEPEKRYFNLPEEYTDGDKAKVTIVPVPFDRAPDQDNNSAAGPQAILDASQDLELFDEELWVEPGKIGIETLAPVSLEAPTEETKKPFEPLTETVSGLIKKNKFPIILGGEHSVSLASVAACIKQHKDLSILQIDARPDLTVPKNGTPFKLDSVGYNLYKMLPTPNMTQVGIRNLNADEAEWMEKKEPDINIFWARHQDKWNINEILGSLSDNVYLTIDVGALDSALMPATKYPEPGGMSWYTLMEIIKHLCVRKNVVAADIVEFVPLEGLRAPSILVAKLIYKLIGYRFALDLGVTKKYL, from the coding sequence ATGCAAGAGCCAGAAAAACGTTACTTCAACTTGCCGGAAGAATACACCGATGGGGACAAGGCAAAGGTCACCATTGTGCCTGTTCCATTTGATCGTGCGCCGGATCAAGACAACAACAGCGCCGCTGGTCCGCAAGCGATTCTCGATGCCAGCCAAGATTTAGAACTTTTCGATGAAGAACTCTGGGTCGAGCCGGGCAAAATTGGAATCGAGACTTTAGCTCCTGTTAGCCTTGAAGCACCAACCGAAGAAACAAAAAAACCTTTTGAACCATTGACCGAAACCGTCTCCGGATTGATCAAGAAAAACAAATTCCCAATCATCTTAGGTGGCGAACACTCTGTAAGTTTGGCTTCAGTAGCCGCTTGTATCAAACAGCACAAAGACTTATCCATATTGCAGATTGATGCCCGTCCGGATTTGACCGTTCCGAAAAACGGCACTCCATTCAAGTTGGATTCCGTGGGCTACAACCTCTACAAAATGCTTCCGACTCCAAACATGACGCAAGTCGGCATCAGAAATTTGAACGCCGATGAAGCCGAATGGATGGAAAAGAAAGAGCCGGACATCAATATATTCTGGGCTCGCCATCAAGATAAATGGAATATCAACGAAATTCTTGGCTCACTGTCGGATAATGTTTACCTAACCATAGACGTGGGCGCCTTGGACTCAGCCTTAATGCCGGCGACCAAGTATCCCGAACCAGGCGGCATGAGTTGGTACACACTGATGGAAATCATCAAGCATTTGTGTGTTCGCAAAAATGTTGTTGCGGCAGACATTGTGGAATTTGTCCCACTGGAAGGACTGCGCGCTCCAAGCATTCTTGTTGCCAAACTGATTTACAAGCTAATTGGTTATCGCTTTGCTTTGGATTTGGGCGTAACCAAGAAGTATTTGTAA
- a CDS encoding alpha/beta hydrolase has translation MLHRARIHVATNRLMVAGAQPDPLKRYPNSARNDFFLREPAKDLTHFFHFDGTVSTGRQLTEMELHFCKYPWFAKHILGLQAPGVWQPTMLSGSANYVASLSTYMHENGLDMVANFIHGFDTSSLNGFMHALALSEGVHELGVAVSEMSWPSHGKPLFTAYVSDMSNNAASVPASDAQLDLDIAAAGGADKVMVVTHSLGAPMLLQKLLNRYNRSLGKPEKLHSIWLVSPDLDTHEFLNCYVDALRASAHHVFVLVSERDLPLRLSELFREFGVDNNHPRLGQAKNPPIIPGITFVDDTENDHGILGHMLRMRTIALILRELMGKPSKNKLGVHPGFIHNRSICEEVRGGESPHYIVKRPHLW, from the coding sequence ATGCTACACAGAGCAAGAATTCACGTAGCTACCAATCGTCTAATGGTGGCAGGGGCGCAGCCTGACCCTCTCAAGCGTTATCCAAATTCGGCACGAAATGATTTCTTCTTGCGCGAACCGGCAAAAGATCTCACACACTTCTTCCACTTTGATGGCACAGTGTCTACAGGCAGACAACTGACCGAAATGGAATTGCACTTCTGCAAATATCCTTGGTTCGCCAAGCACATCCTGGGACTACAAGCCCCCGGCGTTTGGCAGCCAACAATGCTTTCAGGCAGCGCCAACTATGTGGCAAGCCTATCCACGTACATGCATGAAAATGGCTTGGACATGGTGGCAAACTTCATCCACGGCTTTGACACTTCCTCGTTAAATGGTTTCATGCACGCGCTCGCACTTTCCGAAGGTGTGCACGAACTCGGCGTTGCTGTCTCCGAAATGAGCTGGCCGTCACACGGCAAGCCGCTGTTTACAGCCTATGTGTCGGACATGTCCAACAATGCCGCTTCTGTGCCCGCATCGGATGCGCAATTGGATCTCGACATTGCAGCTGCCGGTGGCGCTGACAAAGTGATGGTAGTGACTCACAGCCTTGGCGCGCCCATGTTGCTGCAGAAGTTGCTCAATCGCTACAACAGATCGCTCGGCAAGCCTGAAAAACTTCACTCGATCTGGCTGGTTTCTCCAGACCTTGATACGCATGAATTTCTCAATTGCTATGTCGACGCACTGCGCGCCAGTGCTCATCACGTGTTTGTCCTTGTGTCCGAACGGGACTTGCCCCTACGCCTCTCGGAACTCTTCCGCGAATTCGGCGTAGACAACAATCACCCACGACTTGGACAAGCCAAGAATCCACCTATCATTCCCGGCATCACATTCGTTGATGACACGGAGAACGATCATGGAATTCTCGGCCACATGTTGAGAATGCGCACCATCGCGCTCATTCTCCGCGAGTTGATGGGCAAGCCGTCGAAGAACAAGTTGGGTGTGCATCCCGGCTTCATTCACAACCGGTCGATCTGCGAAGAAGTACGTGGCGGCGAGTCACCCCACTACATCGTGAAGCGCCCGCATTTGTGGTAA
- a CDS encoding FAD-binding oxidoreductase has product MHSKNSTNQSWSIAPAWRIDRPFLATQLSENKRCHTAIIGGGITGLAAAFRLALAGKSVVVLDTSQLGEGSTGWCAGILSKDTTVELSILEAAFGCDNAKLIANQLVDLLKMHQQSLGKDCDWQSGNSLCLGAKPRHRKSFVEEVETLNEFDSSAQFLEKQQIPSQLTGFSSAFQMGNEHAVHPVKLLFALAGQVKSNGGEVFENSPVVSWEFNGKNFVVRCGAHEVVSDNLICSQGMKTSGSKELERFRRLLIPANGHIFVTKPVENTNLSQGCINFWDSLQLYHYGRYLPDNRILVGGMDAPGFIPNTALAPDDSQIRKLYAWAHEHHAIALPPIEHAWRASLTVPFDGMPVLASRQLANNNTLITAVTDGIPSALMLGQAVLELIDQQESELHSLFSHKRRLSLAGQVLSRVPTHSFASKFVHNAAFAALALWDALP; this is encoded by the coding sequence ATGCATTCAAAAAATTCAACTAACCAGAGTTGGTCAATTGCTCCTGCCTGGCGCATTGACCGACCATTTCTCGCTACACAACTGAGCGAAAATAAGCGGTGCCACACTGCAATTATAGGCGGCGGCATAACTGGACTTGCTGCCGCTTTTCGCTTGGCGCTCGCAGGCAAAAGTGTTGTCGTCCTCGACACATCACAACTTGGCGAAGGCAGCACCGGCTGGTGCGCGGGAATTCTTTCCAAAGATACAACTGTCGAGTTGAGCATTCTCGAAGCAGCATTCGGCTGCGATAATGCAAAACTCATTGCCAATCAACTGGTTGATTTATTGAAAATGCACCAGCAATCGCTCGGCAAAGATTGTGACTGGCAAAGCGGTAATTCACTTTGCCTTGGCGCAAAGCCACGTCACAGAAAGAGCTTTGTTGAAGAAGTTGAGACTCTCAACGAATTCGATTCATCCGCGCAGTTTCTTGAAAAGCAGCAGATCCCAAGCCAACTTACAGGCTTTAGTTCTGCGTTTCAAATGGGAAACGAACATGCTGTACATCCGGTGAAACTGCTATTCGCGCTTGCCGGACAAGTAAAGTCAAATGGTGGAGAAGTCTTCGAAAACTCACCCGTTGTGTCATGGGAATTTAACGGCAAAAACTTTGTTGTGCGCTGCGGCGCGCATGAGGTCGTCTCTGACAATCTAATCTGCAGTCAGGGCATGAAAACTTCCGGCTCAAAAGAACTCGAACGTTTTCGCCGCCTACTCATTCCGGCTAACGGTCACATCTTTGTGACCAAGCCGGTTGAAAATACAAACTTGTCCCAGGGGTGCATTAACTTCTGGGACTCACTGCAGCTCTATCACTACGGGCGTTATCTGCCCGACAATCGCATTCTTGTCGGTGGCATGGACGCTCCGGGATTCATCCCTAACACGGCGCTTGCACCCGACGACAGTCAAATTCGCAAATTATATGCATGGGCGCATGAGCATCACGCAATTGCTTTACCCCCCATTGAACATGCTTGGCGCGCGAGTCTCACGGTTCCGTTTGACGGAATGCCCGTGTTGGCATCCAGGCAACTTGCAAACAACAACACTCTGATAACAGCAGTAACTGACGGCATTCCCTCAGCATTGATGCTCGGGCAAGCCGTATTGGAGTTGATTGATCAACAAGAATCGGAACTTCATTCGCTCTTCAGCCACAAACGGCGCTTGTCGTTGGCAGGTCAAGTTTTGAGCAGAGTACCGACTCATAGTTTTGCAAGCAAGTTTGTTCATAACGCAGCATTTGCGGCCCTGGCTCTATGGGATGCGCTTCCGTAA
- a CDS encoding S41 family peptidase, producing MSPHKSFLAILMALFLFVLPNSCFAEYGGSALELQDASAVINQDNPLNRKTYEDMYQQTWQTLQNKYFFRENMGDWSRWQHKYDGKLTSLSETESAIKEMVGSLKDPYSFFLDGKDTSDKAADSKKTGIVASEMLTDEIGYIEIDNFNSRNTAKEVYAALQKLHSAKALVLDLRDNRGGYIDEALHATSFFLEEGAFVTMATQESNTERKLVPLKIGKEFYSSVDSGRLTERHEPAIAKHLPIVILVDDDTASASEMLAGCLQEHKRAALIGQQTFGKGVAQEFKNLSFDTSLRYTFADWTLPVSGKCLHKAGLTPDVVLQPKESAKEAAVKYLRSKYAFKKFN from the coding sequence ATGAGCCCTCATAAATCTTTCCTCGCCATCTTGATGGCGCTATTTCTGTTCGTCCTGCCAAATTCCTGCTTCGCGGAATATGGTGGCTCCGCTCTTGAATTGCAAGACGCTTCGGCGGTCATCAACCAAGACAACCCGCTTAACCGGAAGACTTATGAGGACATGTACCAGCAAACATGGCAAACCCTGCAGAACAAATATTTCTTCAGGGAAAACATGGGCGACTGGTCACGTTGGCAGCACAAGTATGACGGTAAGCTTACATCGCTTTCAGAAACCGAATCTGCCATCAAGGAGATGGTTGGCTCATTGAAAGACCCGTATTCTTTCTTCCTCGACGGAAAAGATACAAGCGACAAAGCAGCTGACAGCAAAAAGACTGGCATTGTCGCTTCCGAGATGCTTACCGATGAAATCGGTTACATCGAAATCGACAACTTCAATTCACGAAATACCGCCAAAGAAGTCTACGCCGCCTTGCAGAAACTGCACAGCGCCAAAGCGTTGGTTCTCGACTTGCGCGACAACCGCGGCGGTTACATTGACGAAGCCCTTCACGCAACGTCTTTCTTTCTGGAAGAAGGCGCGTTTGTCACGATGGCAACGCAAGAATCCAATACTGAACGCAAACTCGTGCCCTTGAAGATCGGCAAAGAATTCTACTCATCAGTGGATTCAGGCCGACTCACTGAGCGCCACGAACCGGCAATTGCGAAGCACCTGCCAATTGTCATTCTCGTAGATGACGACACGGCATCTGCATCTGAAATGCTTGCCGGCTGCCTGCAAGAACACAAACGCGCCGCGCTTATTGGTCAGCAGACGTTTGGAAAAGGTGTTGCGCAGGAGTTCAAAAATCTCTCCTTCGACACATCACTTCGCTACACATTTGCGGATTGGACTTTGCCCGTCTCCGGCAAGTGCCTTCACAAAGCAGGACTAACTCCAGACGTCGTGTTGCAGCCCAAAGAAAGCGCAAAGGAAGCAGCGGTCAAATACCTGAGGAGCAAATATGCATTCAAAAAATTCAACTAA
- a CDS encoding 2,3,4,5-tetrahydropyridine-2,6-dicarboxylate N-succinyltransferase encodes MSPTDTIAAQIETWFNESKLPDNALKTIEEVIAALDAGRLTIVDKVDGKWQVNAWVKKAILLYFRLRPIEKIEDGKFQDKIALKHNWADNNRVVPYASARYGSYVAPGVIIMAPSFINIGGYVDSGSMVDSLVLVGSCARIGKNVHLGAGTIIGGVLEPPNGQPVIIEDNAFIGGSCGIYEGCLVEENAVIAAGTIITAGTPIIDVETGEEFYGRVPKNAVVVPGGRKKTVNKTEIVLQTPMIIKRRDPSVSAKVALEESLR; translated from the coding sequence ATGAGTCCAACTGATACCATTGCCGCTCAAATCGAGACCTGGTTTAACGAATCAAAACTTCCCGACAATGCCCTCAAAACAATTGAGGAAGTAATTGCCGCACTTGATGCAGGACGCTTGACCATCGTGGACAAAGTCGACGGCAAATGGCAAGTCAACGCCTGGGTGAAAAAAGCCATTCTTCTCTACTTCCGTCTAAGACCGATTGAGAAAATCGAAGACGGAAAATTCCAAGACAAAATCGCCTTGAAACACAACTGGGCAGACAACAACCGCGTCGTGCCTTATGCATCAGCAAGATACGGCTCGTACGTCGCGCCAGGCGTAATCATCATGGCACCAAGCTTCATCAACATCGGCGGCTACGTCGACAGCGGCTCGATGGTGGACTCGCTCGTGCTCGTCGGCTCATGCGCACGCATCGGAAAAAACGTCCACTTAGGCGCAGGCACAATCATCGGCGGCGTTCTTGAGCCACCTAATGGACAACCGGTAATCATCGAAGACAACGCATTCATCGGCGGCAGCTGCGGGATTTATGAAGGCTGTTTAGTCGAAGAGAATGCCGTCATTGCTGCAGGGACGATCATTACAGCCGGCACACCAATTATTGATGTTGAAACAGGCGAAGAATTTTATGGTCGTGTTCCGAAGAATGCTGTTGTTGTTCCTGGTGGACGTAAGAAAACAGTCAACAAAACCGAAATCGTTTTGCAAACACCAATGATTATCAAGAGACGCGATCCGTCAGTTAGCGCAAAGGTTGCATTGGAAGAATCTCTTCGTTAA
- a CDS encoding amidohydrolase: protein MQPISTSFISFLAEAKQKQSDIVNLRRHIHQHPELSFQEKETAKLAAEKLKSFGYDVKTGVGKMGVVANIGSGYTVAVRADMDGLPIQETNAHPYQSKNANVMHACGHDAHVSCVLTTAELLAKAKLDGCVRILMQPAEEFSDSEGKSGATRMIEDGAMKGVSAVIGLHMDSSLEAGKVGILTGPTMAAADVFKITITGKGGHGAYPETTIDSVYLSSLVIQAIQQIVSRKVSALDPAIVTVGSVKSSSVRGNVISDYVELLGTLRSFNKTTRAKLMEELEKACSLARNFGGDYKLEWELGYPATVNNAEVAAVMRKAAIDLIGAENVLDIPPKTWAEDFSLLAEEAPGAFMFLGGEIKGDRRQHHSPTFDIDESGLYIGSAILAETTARLLATKEIK from the coding sequence ATGCAACCTATTTCCACATCATTCATATCATTTCTTGCCGAAGCCAAACAAAAGCAATCTGACATTGTCAATTTGCGCAGGCACATTCACCAACACCCAGAGCTGAGCTTTCAAGAAAAAGAAACAGCAAAGCTCGCAGCCGAAAAATTGAAATCATTCGGCTATGACGTTAAAACGGGTGTCGGCAAGATGGGTGTCGTAGCTAATATCGGCTCCGGCTACACAGTTGCTGTGCGTGCGGACATGGACGGCTTGCCGATACAAGAAACGAATGCCCATCCATATCAGTCAAAAAATGCCAATGTCATGCACGCCTGCGGGCATGACGCACACGTATCGTGTGTTCTCACCACAGCTGAATTACTCGCCAAAGCAAAACTCGACGGTTGCGTGCGCATCCTCATGCAACCTGCTGAAGAATTTTCCGACAGCGAAGGAAAATCAGGCGCGACGCGCATGATCGAAGATGGCGCCATGAAAGGCGTGTCTGCTGTAATTGGTCTGCACATGGACTCGTCACTTGAAGCAGGCAAAGTCGGCATACTAACAGGGCCGACAATGGCAGCAGCTGATGTGTTCAAAATAACAATCACCGGCAAAGGTGGACACGGTGCTTATCCTGAAACAACAATCGATTCGGTTTACTTATCGTCTCTAGTTATTCAGGCAATACAACAAATAGTCTCGCGCAAAGTCTCAGCACTAGACCCAGCCATCGTCACAGTTGGCTCCGTGAAAAGCTCATCTGTCAGAGGCAATGTTATTTCCGATTATGTTGAGTTGCTCGGCACTCTGCGCAGCTTCAACAAAACAACACGCGCCAAACTAATGGAAGAATTGGAAAAAGCCTGTTCGCTTGCTCGCAACTTCGGCGGCGATTACAAACTCGAATGGGAATTAGGCTATCCGGCCACAGTCAACAACGCTGAGGTTGCCGCCGTCATGCGCAAAGCGGCCATCGACCTCATCGGCGCTGAAAACGTCCTCGACATTCCACCTAAGACTTGGGCTGAGGACTTCTCACTGCTCGCAGAAGAAGCGCCCGGCGCATTTATGTTTCTCGGTGGAGAAATAAAAGGCGACAGACGCCAACACCATAGCCCAACTTTTGACATTGACGAATCAGGACTCTACATCGGCTCAGCAATTCTTGCCGAAACAACAGCGCGCCTGCTCGCCACCAAGGAGATCAAATGA
- a CDS encoding CYTH domain-containing protein: protein MPEATKQPLLEVERKFRITNAQASALPEKLLSFGFQANGETVMKDTFLPTENPSDMLRVREEDTVKPDGSVEQRIVLTAKRWKIFADGSKEREEQEDVIAPLTRDSFIRLGESLAGGKLLTFTKKRILYDGRLGEFDAVVSIDFAEGLGEYSGYYTEIEVLVASDRNLSDVRDQILAHATRLLGADAEMETKSYMDMLRLAGRG from the coding sequence ATGCCGGAAGCGACAAAACAACCACTGCTTGAGGTCGAACGCAAGTTTCGAATTACCAACGCTCAGGCGTCGGCGTTGCCGGAAAAGCTTTTGTCCTTTGGTTTTCAGGCCAATGGTGAAACCGTCATGAAGGACACTTTTCTTCCGACCGAAAATCCGTCAGATATGTTGCGCGTGCGTGAAGAAGACACTGTGAAGCCGGATGGTAGCGTCGAACAACGCATCGTGCTTACAGCGAAACGTTGGAAGATATTTGCCGACGGCAGCAAAGAGCGTGAGGAGCAAGAAGATGTAATTGCGCCTTTGACGCGCGATAGTTTTATCAGGCTTGGCGAGTCTTTAGCTGGCGGGAAGTTGCTTACATTTACGAAGAAACGGATTCTTTACGATGGACGACTTGGTGAATTTGACGCCGTCGTATCCATCGACTTCGCGGAAGGCTTAGGGGAATACTCGGGCTACTACACCGAAATCGAAGTACTTGTTGCATCAGACCGCAACTTATCCGACGTGCGCGACCAAATTCTGGCGCACGCAACACGTCTACTCGGCGCGGACGCGGAGATGGAAACAAAGTCGTACATGGACATGCTGCGTCTTGCGGGGCGTGGGTAA
- a CDS encoding N-formylglutamate amidohydrolase, whose protein sequence is MNNTSHIYLPGRRKILITAPHAEEHKRDGQPKFAEPKTGLIARYLSQKFNCHALITNGVQEHDPNYDITCPLTLGDCPFKDALSTVIEASDIHLVIDLHQLHPSRPFDFVIGTNDGKSVAGHEFLVETLRGRLLQLADRVLVNPSFGYSARHAATITRYVAEGHEIPAVQLEINSQLTDEWEKVARVLARFIIDVAPMNRRGRL, encoded by the coding sequence ATGAACAATACTTCGCATATATACCTGCCAGGACGCAGGAAAATACTTATCACTGCTCCGCACGCCGAGGAGCACAAACGCGACGGACAACCAAAATTCGCCGAGCCTAAGACGGGACTCATCGCGCGTTACTTGTCGCAGAAATTCAACTGTCACGCACTTATTACAAACGGCGTACAAGAGCATGACCCGAATTACGACATCACCTGTCCGTTGACGCTCGGCGATTGTCCGTTTAAGGACGCGCTGAGCACGGTAATCGAAGCAAGCGATATTCACCTTGTGATTGACTTGCACCAACTGCATCCATCGCGCCCGTTTGACTTTGTCATCGGGACAAACGATGGGAAGTCTGTTGCCGGTCACGAATTCCTCGTAGAAACCCTGCGAGGACGCTTGCTTCAACTCGCCGATCGTGTGCTGGTAAATCCGTCTTTCGGATACTCAGCACGCCACGCGGCAACGATTACACGCTACGTCGCCGAAGGACACGAAATTCCGGCAGTGCAGTTGGAAATCAACTCGCAGTTGACGGACGAGTGGGAAAAAGTGGCACGCGTACTGGCGCGATTCATCATCGACGTCGCGCCTATGAACAGGAGAGGACGACTATAG